In the Clostridium sporogenes genome, one interval contains:
- a CDS encoding ribonuclease J has protein sequence MSDKECIKIIPLGGLGEIGKNITAFEYENEIVIIDCGISFPDEEMYGVDLVIPDITYLLNNKDKVKGIFLTHGHEDHIGSLPYILQQLNRPVYGTALTLGIVENKLKEHNMLSNCELNKVQAGDIIELKNLKVEFIRNTHSIADSCSIAIHTPVGVILHTGDFKIDYTPIDGLVMDFHRIAELGKKGVLLLMADSTNVQRKGHTISEKSIGETLTKIFSNAKGRVIVATFASNIHRMQQIIDASIEYGRKVAFSGRSMENISKVAMDLGYLHIPENYLITVDDMRNYPNEQITLITTGSQGEPMAGLARIAYSNHRKIAIEPKDLFIISASPIPGNEKLISRVINELFKKGADVIYEALEEVHVSGHAYEEELKLIHTLVHPKYFMPVHGEYRHLKQHVDLAMELGMERENIFSLETGEVLEISYEEAKISGKVRTGSIFVDGIGVGDVGNIVMRDRRHLAQDGMLTIVVTLEKESYSVIAGPDVITRGFIYVKESESLIKEVKEIVKQELENCLDNKIIEWYVLKSNIKRSIEKYLYEKTKRRPIVLPIIMEI, from the coding sequence ATGAGTGATAAAGAATGTATAAAAATTATTCCCTTAGGTGGCCTTGGAGAAATTGGCAAAAACATAACTGCTTTTGAATATGAAAATGAAATAGTGATTATAGACTGTGGTATATCTTTTCCCGATGAAGAGATGTATGGTGTAGATTTAGTCATTCCAGATATAACTTATCTTTTAAATAATAAAGATAAAGTAAAAGGTATTTTTTTGACTCATGGACATGAAGATCACATAGGATCTTTACCTTATATTTTACAACAATTAAATAGGCCAGTTTACGGTACTGCCTTAACACTAGGTATAGTAGAAAATAAACTGAAAGAACATAATATGCTTTCAAATTGTGAACTTAATAAAGTTCAAGCTGGAGATATAATAGAACTTAAAAATTTAAAGGTAGAATTTATAAGAAATACTCATAGTATAGCAGATTCTTGTTCCATAGCTATTCATACACCGGTTGGAGTTATATTACATACTGGTGATTTTAAAATAGATTACACACCTATTGATGGATTAGTAATGGATTTTCATCGTATTGCTGAACTAGGGAAAAAGGGTGTATTGCTTCTTATGGCGGATAGTACAAATGTGCAACGTAAAGGACACACAATTTCTGAAAAATCCATAGGAGAAACCTTAACTAAGATTTTTTCTAATGCTAAAGGGAGAGTTATTGTAGCAACTTTTGCTTCAAATATACATAGAATGCAGCAAATAATAGATGCATCTATAGAATATGGAAGAAAAGTAGCTTTTAGTGGTAGGAGTATGGAAAATATATCTAAAGTAGCTATGGATTTAGGATATCTTCATATACCAGAGAATTATTTAATAACTGTAGATGATATGAGAAATTATCCTAACGAACAAATAACTCTAATAACCACTGGAAGCCAAGGAGAACCTATGGCTGGGCTTGCAAGAATAGCTTATTCTAATCATAGAAAAATTGCCATAGAACCAAAGGATTTGTTTATTATATCTGCATCACCAATTCCGGGAAATGAAAAGCTTATATCTAGAGTAATAAATGAACTGTTTAAAAAAGGCGCAGATGTAATATATGAAGCATTAGAAGAAGTACATGTATCTGGTCATGCTTATGAAGAAGAATTAAAATTAATTCATACCTTAGTACATCCTAAATATTTTATGCCAGTACATGGAGAATATAGACACCTAAAACAGCATGTAGATTTGGCTATGGAACTAGGTATGGAAAGAGAAAATATATTTTCTTTGGAAACAGGAGAGGTTTTAGAAATATCATATGAAGAAGCAAAAATATCAGGAAAAGTTCGTACAGGATCTATATTTGTAGATGGTATAGGTGTAGGTGATGTAGGTAACATAGTAATGAGAGATAGAAGGCATTTAGCCCAGGATGGTATGTTAACTATAGTAGTAACTTTAGAAAAAGAATCTTACAGTGTAATAGCAGGACCAGATGTAATAACCAGAGGATTTATATATGTAAAAGAATCAGAGTCTTTAATAAAGGAAGTAAAGGAAATAGTAAAACAAGAATTAGAAAATTGTTTAGATAATAAAATAATTGAGTGGTATGTATTGAAATCAAATATTAAAAGATCTATAGAAAAATATTTATATGAGAAAACAAAGAGAAGACCAATTGTTTTACCTA
- the fsa gene encoding fructose-6-phosphate aldolase encodes MKIFIDTANVEEIRKASELGVLSGVTTNPSLIAKEGRDLKEVVEEICSIVDGPISAEVISLEHNKMIEEGRELSKLHKNIVIKIPMCEEGLKAVSVLSKEGIKTNVTLIFSSMQALLAARAGATYVSPFLGRLDDIGNPGIEVVKQIADMFKIHEIKTEIIAASIRTPIHVLEAAMAGAHIATIPYKIIIQMSKHALTDIGIEKFMKDYEKAFGENK; translated from the coding sequence ATGAAAATATTCATAGATACGGCTAATGTAGAAGAAATAAGAAAAGCAAGTGAGTTAGGAGTTTTGTCAGGAGTAACAACAAATCCTTCATTAATAGCAAAAGAAGGAAGAGATTTAAAAGAAGTAGTAGAGGAAATTTGTAGTATAGTAGATGGTCCTATAAGTGCAGAGGTTATAAGTTTAGAACATAATAAAATGATAGAAGAGGGAAGAGAATTATCTAAACTTCATAAAAACATAGTTATAAAAATACCTATGTGTGAAGAAGGGCTAAAAGCAGTTAGTGTTTTATCTAAAGAAGGAATAAAAACAAATGTAACATTGATATTTTCATCAATGCAGGCTTTATTAGCAGCTAGAGCAGGGGCCACTTATGTAAGCCCTTTTTTAGGAAGATTGGATGATATAGGAAATCCAGGCATTGAAGTTGTAAAACAAATAGCTGATATGTTTAAAATTCATGAAATAAAAACGGAAATAATTGCAGCCAGTATAAGAACCCCCATACATGTATTAGAAGCTGCAATGGCAGGAGCTCACATAGCTACAATACCATATAAAATTATAATTCAAATGTCAAAGCATGCATTAACTGATATAGGCATTGAAAAATTTATGAAAGACTATGAAAAAGCTTTTGGAGAAAATAAATAA